The following are from one region of the Hydrogenimonas sp. SS33 genome:
- a CDS encoding flagellar hook-basal body complex protein, which yields MNRSFYNGISGVKTHQQGIDIWGNNIANVNTIGYKANLPEFGTIFSQALSEGAVSPTDNQIGLGSKLESTAVSMAQGTLQQSDNALDLAIQGNGWFGVSGINNQQFFTRSGQFSTNAEGYIINGDGYYLLGTSANNIGIMPNPEDPKKTIPYLTDSVESVELTTPEAQGKLRLPAEMYYPPEPSTMARFKANLPVDYEPGRRYNLRAGLIAPDGSKHTLTIAFSKSENQPELGSAWEYHAYIDDADHPSAVVDGKIEFDEYGGLRTVPAGFTIDNHGQSIDVSLGTSAYDGLVSIAGAQIASSSVSDGFPEGYLNGYRIDQEANIIASFDNGRLSAVGKVAVFHFQNDQGLEKAGGNIYRSSSNSGKALFFKDPEGKTALGAHVINNALENSNISLATALTELIVMQKAFDASAKSITTSDQMIQKAINMKK from the coding sequence ATGAACCGATCTTTCTACAACGGCATCTCAGGCGTCAAAACCCACCAGCAGGGCATCGACATATGGGGCAACAACATCGCCAACGTCAACACCATCGGCTACAAAGCGAACCTGCCGGAATTCGGAACCATCTTTTCCCAGGCTCTCTCGGAGGGTGCCGTATCGCCCACCGACAACCAGATCGGCCTCGGCTCCAAACTGGAGTCGACCGCCGTCAGCATGGCCCAGGGGACGCTTCAGCAAAGCGACAATGCACTCGACCTGGCGATCCAGGGAAACGGATGGTTCGGTGTAAGCGGTATCAACAACCAACAGTTTTTTACCCGCAGCGGCCAGTTCTCCACCAATGCGGAGGGGTATATCATCAACGGCGACGGTTACTACCTCCTCGGCACAAGCGCCAACAATATCGGCATCATGCCCAATCCGGAAGATCCGAAAAAAACCATTCCCTATCTGACCGATTCGGTGGAGTCTGTGGAACTGACCACCCCCGAAGCCCAGGGAAAACTGCGGCTCCCCGCCGAAATGTACTACCCCCCGGAGCCCTCCACAATGGCACGTTTCAAAGCGAATCTTCCCGTCGATTACGAACCCGGGAGGCGCTACAACCTCCGTGCCGGGCTCATCGCCCCCGACGGCTCCAAACATACCCTGACCATCGCGTTTTCAAAAAGCGAAAACCAGCCGGAGCTGGGAAGCGCATGGGAGTATCACGCCTATATCGACGACGCGGACCACCCCTCCGCCGTCGTGGACGGAAAAATCGAATTCGACGAATATGGAGGGCTGCGGACCGTCCCCGCCGGATTCACCATCGACAACCACGGGCAGAGTATCGACGTGTCCCTCGGGACATCGGCCTACGACGGGCTGGTTTCCATCGCCGGTGCCCAGATCGCCTCCTCTTCGGTATCGGACGGATTTCCCGAAGGGTACCTCAACGGCTACCGTATCGACCAGGAGGCCAACATCATCGCCTCTTTCGACAACGGACGGCTGAGTGCCGTGGGCAAAGTGGCGGTTTTCCATTTCCAGAACGACCAGGGGCTCGAAAAAGCGGGCGGGAACATCTACCGGAGCAGTTCCAACAGCGGCAAAGCGCTCTTTTTCAAGGACCCTGAAGGGAAAACGGCCCTGGGCGCCCACGTCATCAACAATGCCCTCGAAAACAGCAACATCTCCCTCGCCACCGCACTGACCGAACTCATCGTCATGCAGAAAGCCTTCGACGCCAGTGCCAAGAGTATCACCACCAGCGACCAGATGATCCAGAAAGCGATCAACATGAAAAAGTAG
- a CDS encoding flagellar hook-basal body complex protein: MMRSLWAGVSGLQSHQIAMDVEGNNIANVNTNGFKYSRANFADLLSQTSKIATAPQGGLGGKNPMQIGLGTSIQNVSHIFSQGSVQNTDKNTDVAIQGDGFFIVSGDGGKTQKFTRAGDFKFDAKGNFVDNNGYVVQGWLRDEDTNQIDSTAPIKDINIPPGLTTPANPTSFIQLKANLNSGNQIVNKAPTYSSAEIAAGKNPDDFGVLFTGNGEAFNLQSYDGTAGGQGVYVSFDNGATTVAFRYTSNPNAVTSPTNTADGSTNYFRTTEDLRRQLEDLAKNQSNSAQVTINEQGKFQVSNSGAGSDLSITVSGISDANTQDNPLFTQAIGSLAGLLPANTTSVKLSQPIDAAVHSSSIDVFDSLGTKHTVRFDFRKTGFTATGGTSWTYAISVPQPGIIAGAIAPNENILEGGTIDFNSDGSLAQYNPPGITYTANNGSAPNQQIDFKFGTINGFDGITSYDSESATAGISQDGFPGGDLVGIRIDQSGTLIGSFSNGRSFGLAQIAMAKFANNEGLMSDGGNIFIQSANSGDPIIGKADSGGRGFINSSSLEMSNVDLSRSLTQLIVVQRGFQANSKTITTSDQMLQTLLQLKQ, from the coding sequence ATGATGCGATCACTATGGGCCGGCGTATCCGGACTGCAATCCCACCAAATCGCGATGGACGTGGAAGGCAACAATATCGCCAACGTCAATACCAACGGCTTCAAATACTCCCGTGCCAACTTCGCCGATCTGCTGAGCCAGACCAGTAAGATCGCCACGGCCCCCCAGGGCGGCCTGGGCGGGAAAAACCCGATGCAGATCGGCCTGGGAACCTCCATCCAGAACGTCAGCCACATCTTCAGCCAGGGGTCGGTCCAGAATACCGACAAGAACACCGACGTGGCGATTCAGGGAGACGGCTTCTTCATCGTCAGCGGTGACGGTGGGAAAACGCAGAAGTTCACCCGGGCCGGAGATTTCAAATTCGATGCCAAGGGCAATTTCGTCGACAACAACGGCTACGTGGTCCAGGGGTGGCTCAGAGACGAAGATACCAACCAGATCGACTCCACCGCCCCCATCAAGGACATCAACATTCCCCCGGGTCTGACGACACCCGCCAATCCCACCTCTTTCATCCAGCTCAAGGCCAATCTGAATTCGGGCAACCAGATCGTCAACAAAGCACCCACCTACTCCTCGGCAGAGATCGCCGCCGGAAAAAATCCCGACGATTTCGGAGTACTTTTTACCGGCAACGGAGAAGCTTTCAATCTGCAATCCTATGACGGCACCGCCGGCGGGCAAGGGGTCTATGTCTCTTTTGACAACGGTGCGACCACCGTCGCATTCAGATACACAAGCAATCCGAATGCGGTCACTTCACCGACCAACACAGCAGATGGCAGCACCAACTATTTCCGAACCACGGAGGATCTCAGGCGCCAACTTGAAGATTTGGCAAAAAATCAGTCCAATTCCGCCCAGGTCACCATCAACGAACAGGGTAAATTCCAGGTCAGCAACAGCGGAGCCGGTAGCGACCTTTCCATCACGGTAAGCGGCATTTCCGATGCCAATACCCAGGACAACCCTCTCTTTACCCAGGCCATCGGCTCCCTGGCGGGCCTTCTTCCGGCCAATACAACCAGTGTAAAACTCTCCCAACCCATCGACGCCGCCGTACACTCTTCCAGTATCGACGTTTTCGATTCACTGGGGACCAAACATACGGTCCGATTTGATTTCAGAAAAACCGGCTTTACCGCGACGGGCGGAACCTCCTGGACCTATGCCATCTCCGTTCCCCAGCCCGGGATCATCGCCGGTGCCATCGCCCCGAACGAAAATATTCTGGAAGGGGGCACGATCGATTTCAACTCCGACGGTTCTCTGGCCCAATACAACCCCCCCGGCATTACCTATACGGCCAACAACGGTTCCGCTCCCAATCAGCAGATCGATTTCAAATTCGGGACCATCAACGGTTTCGACGGGATCACCAGTTACGATTCCGAATCTGCCACCGCAGGCATCAGCCAGGACGGATTCCCCGGCGGTGATCTGGTGGGCATCCGCATCGACCAGAGCGGAACGCTCATCGGCTCTTTCAGCAACGGGCGCTCTTTCGGCCTGGCCCAGATCGCCATGGCCAAATTCGCCAACAACGAAGGGCTCATGAGCGACGGAGGCAATATCTTCATCCAGTCGGCCAACTCGGGAGACCCGATTATCGGCAAAGCCGACAGCGGCGGACGGGGATTCATCAACTCTTCGTCTCTTGAAATGTCCAACGTGGACCTGAGCCGCTCTTTAACGCAGCTCATCGTGGTTCAGCGCGGTTTCCAGGCAAACTCGAAAACCATCACCACCTCCGACCAGATGCTCCAGACCCTGCTGCAGCTGAAACAGTAA
- a CDS encoding deoxyguanosinetriphosphate triphosphohydrolase, whose amino-acid sequence MRCTDRFHPAIPDFRDPFARDRDRVIHTSSFRRLEYKTQVFINHEGDYFRTRLTHSLEVSQIARAIATALGCREALAETIALAHDLGHTPFGHVGGDTLDACLKRSGNANGFEHNFQSFRVVTKLEKRYAPFEGLNLTFATLEGILKHSYPYRKPFLSVWYDETFGLDYHPSLEAMIVDHADEIAYISHDIDDGIQYGLISFETILQNDLAAEIDEKVRAEGLERGTKLHRYRFVGMLISHLVTRLIEASAPRIPKTDTILCRTIPATEPSPVGFDAGLATEIKKLKKILFEKLYRHERIVSKMHAGKVCIEKLYEALTGDTNLLPDGYRKRLEKEKKERVVADFIAGMSDRYALKRYREIYGLA is encoded by the coding sequence ATGCGCTGTACCGACCGTTTCCATCCCGCGATTCCCGATTTCAGGGATCCTTTCGCCCGCGACCGCGACCGGGTCATTCATACCAGCTCTTTCCGGCGGCTGGAGTATAAGACCCAGGTTTTCATCAACCACGAGGGGGACTACTTCAGGACCCGGCTGACCCATTCGCTGGAGGTGAGCCAGATCGCCCGCGCCATCGCCACGGCGCTGGGGTGCCGGGAGGCTCTGGCGGAGACGATCGCCCTGGCCCACGACCTGGGGCACACCCCTTTCGGGCACGTGGGAGGCGACACGCTGGATGCCTGCCTGAAGCGAAGCGGCAACGCCAACGGCTTCGAACACAATTTCCAGTCTTTCCGGGTCGTGACGAAATTGGAGAAACGCTACGCCCCCTTCGAGGGGCTCAACCTCACCTTCGCCACGCTGGAGGGGATTTTGAAACACTCCTACCCCTACCGCAAACCTTTTTTGAGCGTCTGGTACGACGAAACCTTCGGGCTGGACTACCACCCTTCCCTGGAAGCGATGATCGTCGACCATGCCGACGAAATCGCCTACATCAGCCACGACATCGACGACGGCATCCAGTACGGCCTCATCTCCTTCGAGACGATCCTGCAGAACGACCTGGCGGCCGAAATCGACGAAAAGGTGCGGGCCGAGGGGCTCGAGCGGGGGACGAAACTTCACCGCTACCGGTTCGTGGGGATGCTCATCAGCCACCTGGTGACCCGGCTCATCGAGGCGAGCGCGCCGCGCATCCCGAAAACCGACACGATCCTCTGCCGTACCATTCCGGCTACGGAACCCTCCCCCGTCGGCTTCGACGCCGGCCTGGCCACCGAAATCAAAAAGCTGAAAAAGATCCTCTTCGAGAAGCTCTACCGGCACGAGAGGATCGTGAGCAAAATGCATGCGGGAAAAGTCTGTATCGAAAAGCTCTATGAAGCGTTGACGGGCGACACGAACCTGCTGCCAGATGGATACAGAAAACGACTGGAAAAAGAGAAGAAAGAGCGGGTCGTCGCCGACTTCATCGCCGGCATGAGCGACCGGTACGCCCTGAAGCGGTACCGGGAGATCTACGGATTGGCGTAG
- the thyX gene encoding FAD-dependent thymidylate synthase yields MKVTLMHHTPLEVCAHAIRTCWQSFDKGDGGGEKDRELIDRVGNKFKHASTLEHLCYTFYIQGISRAVLQELARHRMASLSVKSTRYTLKELKAEVPFTPADIERAEKYIVLTDNALVNEMSIRALENLRQLLVEGIANDKAKYALPECYKTELTWTVNARSLQNFLWLRSDKAALWEIRDLAHAVYDALPEEHKYLFSLKENG; encoded by the coding sequence ATGAAAGTGACGCTGATGCACCATACCCCGCTGGAAGTGTGCGCCCACGCCATCCGCACCTGCTGGCAGAGCTTCGACAAGGGCGACGGAGGCGGTGAAAAGGACAGGGAGCTGATCGACCGTGTGGGCAACAAGTTCAAACACGCCAGCACCCTGGAGCATCTCTGCTACACCTTCTACATCCAGGGCATCAGCCGTGCCGTTTTACAGGAGCTGGCACGGCACCGCATGGCTTCTTTGAGTGTCAAAAGCACGCGGTACACCCTCAAGGAGCTCAAAGCGGAGGTCCCCTTCACCCCCGCCGACATCGAACGGGCCGAAAAATATATCGTCCTGACCGACAACGCCCTGGTCAACGAAATGAGTATCCGCGCCCTGGAGAACCTGCGGCAGCTCCTCGTCGAGGGCATCGCCAACGACAAGGCCAAATACGCCCTGCCCGAATGTTACAAAACGGAACTCACCTGGACCGTCAACGCCCGAAGCCTCCAGAACTTTTTGTGGCTCAGAAGCGACAAGGCCGCCCTCTGGGAGATACGCGACCTGGCCCACGCCGTCTACGACGCCCTGCCCGAAGAGCACAAATACCTCTTTTCCCTGAAAGAGAACGGATAA
- a CDS encoding DUF3597 domain-containing protein, giving the protein MGIFGSILKKLGFGEDEKNETTVNSLPDTNATAPSESGETNDLPVSEPSENPTQENKTVDVEAKLEELAAANPQKLNWRESIVDLMKLLGLDSSYAHRKELARELGCPEELMADSAKMNVWLHRTVMTKLAENGGKVPTDLLA; this is encoded by the coding sequence ATGGGAATATTCGGTTCCATACTGAAAAAGCTCGGTTTTGGTGAAGATGAGAAAAACGAGACGACCGTCAACAGTCTCCCCGATACAAATGCCACGGCTCCGTCAGAAAGCGGGGAGACAAACGACCTTCCGGTCTCCGAACCCTCCGAAAACCCTACTCAGGAGAACAAAACCGTCGATGTAGAGGCAAAACTCGAGGAGCTGGCTGCCGCCAATCCCCAGAAACTGAACTGGAGAGAGTCGATCGTCGATCTGATGAAACTGCTCGGGCTCGACAGCTCCTATGCCCACAGAAAAGAGCTCGCCAGGGAGCTGGGCTGTCCCGAAGAGCTGATGGCCGATTCCGCAAAAATGAATGTATGGCTCCACCGGACCGTCATGACAAAACTCGCGGAAAACGGAGGCAAAGTTCCTACCGACCTTTTGGCCTGA
- the ruvC gene encoding crossover junction endodeoxyribonuclease RuvC, which yields MQILGIDPGSRNCGYAIVQKEGRQMRLVEAGLIKIKEKELQHQIVELVEGLDMILKSHRVDEVAIEDIFFAFNPKTVLKLAQFRGALSLKILQEHGNFAEYTPLQVKKALTGNGKAAKEQVAFMVKRILRIDREIKPLDITDAMAVAITHAQRLK from the coding sequence GTGCAGATACTTGGAATCGATCCGGGAAGCCGCAACTGCGGTTACGCCATCGTCCAAAAAGAGGGGCGGCAGATGAGGCTGGTGGAGGCGGGGCTCATCAAGATAAAGGAGAAAGAGCTGCAGCACCAGATCGTGGAGCTGGTCGAGGGACTCGATATGATCCTCAAAAGCCACCGGGTGGATGAAGTGGCCATCGAAGATATCTTTTTCGCCTTCAATCCCAAAACGGTGCTCAAACTGGCGCAGTTTCGGGGGGCACTGAGCCTGAAAATCCTTCAGGAGCACGGCAATTTCGCCGAGTACACCCCCCTGCAGGTCAAAAAGGCGCTGACGGGCAACGGCAAGGCGGCCAAGGAGCAGGTGGCTTTCATGGTGAAGAGGATTCTACGTATCGACAGGGAGATCAAACCGCTGGATATCACCGACGCCATGGCGGTGGCGATCACCCATGCGCAGAGGCTGAAATAA
- the dnaA gene encoding chromosomal replication initiator protein DnaA: MLGDQILQLLKQEIPQIEYERYIRQLRYDEEASRSDIAHFYAPNPLVARWVKTRYGEKIAHLFEVKTGVKPQVVVEVQNRVKSASVAKGSEYSESTAAKPASKSTILNPSYTFESFVVGSSNQFAYTAALRVAEKPGEQYNPLFIYGGAGLGKTHLLHAIGNFNLQRGRQVIFTSLEQFMNQFTHHLRNHTMDRFRDKFRSCDILLLDDIQFLSRKEETQKELFHTFNELHGAGKQIVMTSDQHPKKIAGLEERLRSRFEWGLIVDIQPPELETKIAIIKKKCELNGIHIDNDIVNYIAAKMGNNIREIEGIIIQLNAYANMMNQAITMEFAKNVIKNQLKERSENITIDDIVKVVSKELNVKPSEIKSKSRARKIVEARRIVIFLARSLTPNSMPSLAQYFGMKDHTAVSHAMKKIHEIMDKDETFKAKIEELSHKITSISVE, translated from the coding sequence ATGCTCGGCGACCAGATACTGCAACTTTTGAAACAGGAGATCCCCCAGATCGAATATGAGCGCTATATCCGGCAGCTTCGGTATGACGAAGAGGCTTCCAGGTCCGATATCGCGCACTTCTACGCCCCCAATCCCCTGGTCGCGCGCTGGGTCAAAACCCGCTACGGAGAGAAGATCGCCCATCTGTTCGAAGTGAAAACCGGCGTCAAGCCCCAGGTGGTGGTGGAGGTGCAAAACCGTGTCAAAAGCGCCTCTGTCGCAAAAGGAAGTGAATATTCCGAAAGCACGGCGGCGAAACCGGCCTCCAAAAGCACCATTCTCAACCCCTCCTACACCTTCGAAAGTTTCGTCGTGGGCAGTTCCAACCAGTTCGCCTATACCGCCGCTCTGCGTGTGGCGGAGAAACCGGGAGAGCAGTACAACCCCCTCTTCATCTACGGCGGGGCGGGTCTGGGGAAAACCCACCTGCTTCATGCCATCGGCAACTTCAACCTCCAGAGGGGCCGTCAGGTGATCTTCACCTCCCTGGAGCAGTTCATGAACCAGTTCACCCACCATTTGCGCAACCATACGATGGACCGTTTCCGCGACAAATTCAGAAGCTGCGACATTCTGCTTCTCGACGACATCCAGTTTCTCAGCCGCAAGGAGGAGACCCAGAAGGAGCTTTTCCACACCTTCAACGAACTCCACGGCGCGGGCAAACAGATCGTCATGACTTCCGACCAGCACCCCAAAAAGATCGCCGGGCTCGAAGAGCGCCTCCGCAGCCGCTTCGAATGGGGCCTCATCGTCGACATCCAGCCGCCGGAGCTGGAGACCAAAATCGCCATCATCAAGAAAAAGTGCGAACTCAACGGCATCCATATCGACAACGATATCGTCAACTACATCGCCGCCAAAATGGGCAACAATATCCGGGAGATCGAAGGGATCATCATCCAGCTCAATGCCTACGCCAACATGATGAACCAGGCCATCACGATGGAATTTGCGAAAAACGTCATCAAAAACCAGCTCAAAGAGAGAAGCGAAAACATCACCATCGACGATATCGTCAAAGTGGTCTCCAAGGAGCTCAACGTCAAACCCAGCGAGATCAAGAGCAAGAGCCGCGCCCGCAAAATCGTGGAGGCCCGCCGCATCGTCATCTTCCTCGCCCGCTCCCTGACTCCCAACTCCATGCCGAGCCTGGCGCAGTATTTCGGCATGAAGGACCACACCGCCGTCAGCCACGCCATGAAAAAGATCCATGAGATCATGGACAAGGATGAAACCTTCAAAGCCAAGATCGAAGAGTTGAGCCACAAGATCACGTCGATCAGTGTGGAGTGA
- the dnaN gene encoding DNA polymerase III subunit beta, which produces MRLAVAKSTLESLLINLQPFLEKKDTSQITSHVLLIASENRLTAKATDQEIGLKIETEHASIQLDGKATANGKKLLDIVRILKEGDIILETIEDTLHIKQEHSKFKLPMFNAEEFPTFPEVDNLPSIELDSMQLIQMFKKVSPAIDTNNPKYELNGALLNIKENEIDVVGTDTRRLAIGKIPNESDTTLSMIIPKKAILEIQKLFFDQIEIHYDETNLIITAPGYYFFTRLINGKYPDYERIIPKSVKHSLTLPKTMIIEAIRQITTISQEIKLTFEPNAIIFKSLGDENSEAVTEVDLETGFEEKFVLAVNSKYLLDFLSHIDTETFTMGLNEPNLPFIVQSGNFSTVIMPIII; this is translated from the coding sequence ATGAGACTTGCCGTAGCCAAGAGTACGCTCGAATCCCTGCTGATCAACCTGCAGCCGTTTCTCGAAAAGAAGGATACCTCGCAGATCACCTCCCACGTTCTGCTGATCGCCTCCGAAAACCGCCTGACGGCGAAAGCGACCGACCAGGAGATCGGGCTGAAGATCGAAACGGAACATGCCAGCATCCAGCTCGACGGCAAAGCAACGGCCAACGGCAAGAAACTGCTCGATATCGTCCGTATTCTCAAAGAGGGCGATATTATTCTCGAAACCATCGAAGATACCCTCCATATCAAGCAGGAACACTCCAAATTCAAACTCCCGATGTTCAACGCCGAAGAGTTCCCCACCTTCCCGGAAGTGGACAACCTACCTTCTATTGAACTCGATTCGATGCAGTTGATCCAGATGTTCAAAAAGGTCTCTCCCGCCATCGACACCAACAACCCCAAATATGAGCTCAACGGGGCCCTTCTGAACATCAAGGAGAACGAGATCGACGTGGTCGGGACCGACACAAGACGCCTGGCGATCGGCAAGATTCCCAATGAAAGCGACACGACCCTTTCGATGATCATCCCCAAAAAGGCGATTCTCGAAATCCAGAAACTCTTCTTCGACCAGATCGAAATCCATTACGACGAAACCAACCTCATCATCACCGCCCCCGGGTACTACTTCTTCACCCGTCTCATCAACGGAAAGTACCCCGATTACGAGCGGATCATTCCCAAGAGTGTCAAACACTCCCTCACCCTGCCCAAAACGATGATCATCGAGGCGATCCGGCAGATTACGACCATCTCCCAGGAGATCAAACTCACCTTCGAACCCAACGCCATCATTTTCAAATCTCTCGGAGACGAGAATTCGGAAGCGGTAACGGAAGTGGACCTGGAGACCGGTTTCGAAGAGAAATTCGTCCTGGCGGTCAACAGCAAATATCTGCTCGATTTTCTGAGCCATATCGATACCGAAACTTTCACGATGGGACTGAACGAACCGAATCTGCCCTTTATCGTCCAGAGCGGCAACTTCTCCACGGTCATCATGCCCATCATCATCTAA
- the gyrB gene encoding DNA topoisomerase (ATP-hydrolyzing) subunit B: MSEQNYGASNIKVLKGLEAVRKRPGMYIGDTSVKGLHHLIYEVVDNAIDEAMAGYCDKIKVTLKKDGSAVISDNGRGIPTDMHPTEKVSAATVVLTVLHAGGKFDKDTYKVSGGLHGVGVSVVNALSERLHMTIFRDGKIHEQDFEKGIPVNDLTVTGTTRKTGTTIQFWPDATIFETVEFQYDILAKRFKELAYLNPRITITFEDERVGKKEVYHFEGGLTQFVQDMAKKEPICSVISYSDKADDIEVDIAFEYTTAYDEKLLSFVNNIRTPDGGTHESGFRAGLTRAVSRYIQENANAREKDTKISGDDVREGLVAVVSVRVPEPQFEGQTKGKLGSSYVKPLVQKLTYERLTKYFEENPADAKAIMQKALLAAKGREAAKKARELTRRKDAMTVGTLPGKLADCQSKDASISELYLVEGDSAGGSAKQGRDRVFQAILPLKGKILNVEKARLDKILKSDEIKNMITALGCGIGEEFNPDKLRYHKIIIMTDADVDGSHIQTLLLTFFFRFLRPVIEEGYLYIAQPPLYRYKKGKQEIYLKDDKAMSEFLIERGIDALDVQGMGKKDLLELFKLVAFYRMTLKELDKRFSLVEVVRYLIEHPDLLALDNPALYEEIKLYLDRLGYNVLNKHIDEEMIHLYVQTDEGLEEIIIDDELFTNPFYNEAQYIYGKIAERDLEIFEGRDLLEMLDEIEKNAKKGAYIQRYKGLGEMNPEQLWETTMNPENRRLLKVTIEDGEAASDVFTLFMGDEVEPRRQYIEEHAKDVKHLDV; encoded by the coding sequence ATGAGCGAACAAAATTACGGCGCAAGCAACATCAAAGTTCTCAAGGGGCTCGAAGCGGTCCGAAAACGTCCCGGCATGTATATCGGGGATACCTCCGTCAAAGGATTGCACCATCTCATCTACGAAGTAGTGGACAACGCCATCGACGAAGCGATGGCCGGCTACTGTGACAAGATCAAAGTGACGCTGAAAAAGGATGGCAGCGCAGTCATCAGCGACAACGGGCGGGGCATCCCCACCGACATGCACCCGACCGAAAAGGTCTCCGCGGCCACCGTCGTCCTGACGGTTCTGCATGCCGGCGGAAAGTTCGACAAAGACACCTACAAAGTTTCGGGCGGCCTTCACGGCGTCGGCGTTTCGGTCGTCAACGCCCTCAGCGAACGGCTCCATATGACCATCTTCCGTGACGGGAAGATCCACGAGCAGGATTTCGAAAAAGGGATCCCCGTCAACGACCTGACGGTGACGGGCACGACACGAAAGACCGGAACCACCATCCAGTTCTGGCCCGACGCCACCATCTTCGAAACGGTGGAGTTCCAGTACGACATTCTGGCCAAACGCTTCAAAGAGCTGGCCTACCTCAACCCCCGCATCACCATCACCTTCGAAGACGAAAGGGTCGGGAAGAAAGAGGTCTACCACTTCGAAGGGGGATTGACCCAGTTCGTACAGGATATGGCCAAAAAAGAGCCGATCTGCTCCGTCATCAGCTACAGCGACAAAGCGGACGACATTGAAGTGGATATCGCCTTCGAATATACGACGGCCTACGACGAGAAGCTGCTCAGTTTCGTCAACAATATCCGCACCCCCGATGGCGGTACCCACGAAAGCGGTTTCAGGGCCGGCCTGACCCGTGCCGTGAGCCGGTACATCCAAGAAAATGCCAACGCCAGGGAAAAAGATACCAAGATCAGCGGCGACGATGTCCGCGAAGGGCTCGTGGCAGTCGTCAGTGTGCGGGTCCCGGAACCGCAGTTCGAGGGCCAGACCAAAGGGAAACTGGGCAGCAGCTATGTCAAACCATTGGTGCAGAAACTCACCTATGAGAGACTGACCAAATATTTCGAAGAGAATCCTGCTGACGCCAAGGCGATCATGCAAAAGGCCCTGCTGGCGGCCAAAGGCCGGGAAGCGGCGAAAAAGGCGCGGGAGCTGACAAGGCGCAAGGACGCCATGACGGTGGGCACTTTGCCGGGAAAACTGGCCGACTGTCAGAGCAAAGACGCTTCCATCAGCGAACTCTACCTGGTCGAGGGCGACTCCGCGGGCGGTTCGGCAAAACAGGGGCGTGACCGGGTTTTTCAGGCGATTTTGCCGCTGAAGGGAAAGATCCTCAACGTCGAAAAGGCGCGGCTCGACAAAATCCTCAAGAGCGACGAGATCAAAAATATGATCACCGCCCTGGGATGCGGCATCGGAGAGGAGTTCAACCCCGACAAGCTGAGGTACCACAAAATCATCATCATGACCGACGCCGACGTGGACGGCAGCCATATCCAGACCCTGCTGCTCACTTTCTTCTTCCGTTTCCTGCGGCCGGTGATCGAGGAGGGGTACCTCTACATCGCCCAGCCCCCGCTCTACCGGTACAAGAAAGGGAAACAGGAGATCTACCTCAAAGACGACAAGGCGATGAGCGAATTTCTCATCGAACGGGGCATCGACGCGCTGGATGTCCAGGGTATGGGAAAAAAGGATCTCCTGGAACTTTTCAAACTGGTCGCCTTCTACCGTATGACACTCAAAGAGCTGGACAAACGCTTCAGCCTGGTGGAGGTGGTGCGCTATCTCATCGAGCACCCCGACCTTCTGGCGCTGGACAACCCCGCCCTCTACGAAGAGATCAAGCTCTACCTCGACAGGCTCGGCTACAACGTTTTGAACAAGCATATCGACGAAGAGATGATCCACCTCTATGTCCAGACCGACGAGGGACTGGAGGAGATCATCATCGACGACGAGCTCTTCACCAACCCCTTCTACAACGAGGCCCAGTACATCTACGGCAAGATCGCCGAGCGGGATCTGGAGATTTTCGAGGGGCGGGACCTTCTGGAGATGCTCGACGAGATCGAGAAGAACGCCAAGAAAGGTGCCTACATCCAGCGCTATAAAGGTCTGGGTGAAATGAACCCGGAACAGCTCTGGGAGACGACGATGAACCCGGAAAACCGCCGCCTGCTGAAAGTGACCATCGAAGACGGGGAAGCGGCCAGTGACGTCTTCACGCTCTTCATGGGGGATGAAGTGGAACCCCGCCGCCAGTATATCGAGGAGCATGCCAAGGATGTCAAGCATCTGGATGTGTAG